Proteins from one Deltaproteobacteria bacterium genomic window:
- a CDS encoding electron transport complex subunit E, protein MADNNYNLWYELKKGFWQEIPPFRLVLGTCPTLAVTNSVINGVAMGLATLFVLLCSNITVSAIRKIVPAQVRIAAYVVIIAMYVTVADMFLAAMFPPISKALGPYVPLIVVNCIILGRAETFAQKNPVFPSIMDAFGIGMGFTMSLAVMGTIRELLGFGSILNIKLLGDWFEPWIVMILPGGAFIVFGFLVALVNYLSKRKAETICH, encoded by the coding sequence ATGGCAGACAACAATTACAATCTCTGGTATGAATTAAAAAAAGGGTTCTGGCAGGAGATACCGCCGTTCAGGCTTGTGCTTGGAACTTGTCCTACTCTTGCTGTTACGAATTCTGTTATCAATGGGGTTGCAATGGGGCTGGCTACATTGTTTGTCTTACTCTGCTCAAATATAACTGTGTCTGCTATCAGAAAGATTGTGCCTGCCCAGGTAAGGATTGCGGCCTATGTTGTCATCATAGCCATGTATGTTACGGTCGCAGATATGTTTCTTGCGGCCATGTTTCCGCCAATATCCAAGGCGCTTGGGCCGTATGTGCCGCTCATTGTGGTAAACTGCATTATTTTGGGAAGGGCAGAGACATTTGCGCAAAAGAATCCGGTATTCCCCTCTATAATGGATGCATTCGGTATCGGCATGGGATTCACAATGAGCCTTGCTGTAATGGGGACAATAAGAGAACTGCTTGGATTTGGCAGCATACTGAATATAAAACTTCTGGGTGATTGGTTTGAGCCGTGGATAGTCATGATACTCCCGGGCGGCGCATTCATTGTGTTCGGATTTTTGGTGGCGCTGGTAAATTATCTGTCAAAAAGAAAGGCTGAAACAATCTGCCATTAA
- a CDS encoding RnfABCDGE type electron transport complex subunit G encodes MFLVLTVIGAISGGILAGVFHVADPLIQANREKELKEAIFIVLPGAKDYKIMEKEIDKEKITIYKGVDADGKPVGLAFIADGGGFQGNIRIMVGLNTDYLKLRGIKVLEQNETPGLGNRIKEPAFVDQFKGLEIKPKIEYIKYRKPEKPNQITAITGATISSDAVVKNINNAVSRVLKAFPQEETVK; translated from the coding sequence ATGTTTCTCGTCTTAACGGTTATTGGTGCCATATCAGGCGGCATACTTGCAGGGGTTTTTCATGTTGCTGACCCGCTTATTCAGGCAAACAGGGAGAAAGAACTCAAGGAGGCAATATTTATTGTATTACCGGGGGCAAAGGATTACAAGATTATGGAAAAAGAGATTGATAAAGAAAAGATTACTATATACAAAGGTGTTGATGCAGATGGCAAACCAGTAGGACTGGCATTCATTGCAGACGGAGGCGGATTTCAGGGGAACATACGAATTATGGTGGGGCTGAACACGGATTATCTAAAGCTTAGAGGCATAAAGGTTCTTGAACAGAACGAGACCCCTGGACTTGGGAACAGAATAAAAGAACCTGCATTTGTAGACCAGTTTAAAGGTCTTGAGATTAAGCCGAAGATAGAATATATTAAATACCGCAAGCCTGAAAAACCTAATCAGATAACAGCAATAACCGGCGCCACAATTTCATCGGATGCGGTCGTAAAAAATATAAACAACGCAGTGTCAAGGGTGTTGAAGGCATTTCCGCAGGAAGAGACGGTGAAATAA
- the rsxA gene encoding electron transport complex subunit RsxA, producing MEQSDMKLILIFISASLINNFVLTYFLGICPFLGVSNKTENALNMGLATTFVMTLTAAITWPIYTYLIVRFNVPFLEYISFIITIAALVQLVEMYIRKSSPALYRALGIFLPLITTNCAVLGLALFMVLRKYNYLESIIFGFGTGAGFTLAILMMSGIREELEFADVPEVFQGVSITLIIAGMLALAFMGFAGLIRG from the coding sequence ATGGAGCAAAGCGACATGAAACTAATACTTATATTCATATCAGCATCGCTGATTAATAATTTTGTGCTGACCTACTTCCTCGGCATCTGTCCGTTTCTCGGTGTGTCCAACAAAACAGAGAATGCGCTCAATATGGGGCTTGCTACTACCTTTGTTATGACACTGACCGCCGCGATAACATGGCCCATCTATACTTATCTGATAGTCAGGTTTAATGTGCCATTTCTCGAGTATATCTCTTTCATCATAACCATAGCCGCGCTTGTGCAATTAGTTGAGATGTATATAAGAAAGAGCAGCCCGGCGCTTTACAGGGCATTGGGCATATTCCTCCCTTTGATTACAACAAACTGCGCTGTCCTGGGTCTTGCGCTTTTCATGGTTTTGAGAAAATATAATTATCTGGAGAGCATAATCTTTGGGTTCGGCACAGGGGCAGGTTTTACCCTTGCCATACTTATGATGTCGGGCATCAGGGAAGAATTGGAATTTGCGGATGTGCCGGAGGTATTTCAGGGCGTCTCAATAACATTGATTATTGCCGGCATGCTGGCGCTGGCATTTATGGGATTTGCAGGGCTGATAAGAGGGTAA